CAGAATATTGGCGAACCTGAAATAGGGATTCCGGCAATTACAAATGCTATCGACAGCGCCATCAGATACAATTCTTTTCTTAGTATCAAAGAGTTCTTACTACCGAAGATTTCCGGCCGCTTCAATGTCGAACTGAAGGAAAGTCTGATTGAATATTGCATGAAACTGGACAAACCTCTAATCATCCTTTTTGATGAGGTGGACTGTCTGGCCAACGGAACCCTG
The window above is part of the Desulfonatronovibrio magnus genome. Proteins encoded here:
- a CDS encoding ATP-binding protein, which encodes MNRYFNIAGPCVPDEHYMIPTEQRCKGLDILIEQEQYFVIHAARQSGKTTLLNELASQLNAQGRYYALYCSLESVQNIGEPEIGIPAITNAIDSAIRYNSFLSIKEFLLPKISGRFNVELKESLIEYCMKLDKPLIILFDEVDCLANGTL